From one Peredibacter starrii genomic stretch:
- a CDS encoding VOC family protein: MSHISIGTNNFEKAIAFYDKVLATIGAKRVHDLSQYGAIAYGKQFPEFWVQKPHDGKEAKVGNGTHFAFFASSKEQVHAFYKAAVELGATDDGAPGPRPHYGEQYYGCFLRDLDGHKIEAMAWLE, translated from the coding sequence ATGTCTCACATTTCAATCGGTACAAATAACTTTGAGAAGGCGATTGCCTTCTATGACAAAGTTCTTGCTACAATCGGAGCCAAACGCGTTCACGATTTAAGCCAATACGGTGCCATTGCTTATGGAAAACAATTTCCAGAGTTCTGGGTTCAAAAACCACATGATGGAAAAGAGGCCAAAGTTGGAAATGGAACTCATTTCGCTTTCTTCGCTTCTTCAAAAGAACAAGTTCATGCTTTTTATAAAGCGGCAGTTGAATTGGGTGCTACTGATGACGGTGCCCCAGGTCCTCGCCCTCATTATGGCGAACAGTATTATGGCTGCTTCCTGAGAGATCTGGATGGTCATAAGATTGAGGCGATGGCCTGGCTTGAATAA
- a CDS encoding type 1 glutamine amidotransferase domain-containing protein translates to MKLFVLLTAILTLGTACSSQKGEHNMKKTALIVVSSHENLGSTGKKTGWYLSEVTHIYYPLSKAGFDIEFASPKGGAAPMDESSRDLKDPENKQFLEDRALMEKMKTTLALSEVDPKKYQVIHFAGGHGAMWDFAENRDINRVASQIYEQGGIVSAVCHGPAALVNIKLSNGDYLIKGKDVNSFTDSEEAAVGNTKVVPFLLETTLKSRGAKFHAGKDWEDKVVVSERLITGQNPQSGHSVGKKIVEMSQAQ, encoded by the coding sequence ATGAAATTATTCGTACTATTAACGGCCATTCTTACTCTCGGGACTGCATGTAGCAGTCAAAAAGGGGAACATAATATGAAGAAGACAGCACTAATTGTGGTTTCAAGCCATGAGAATTTGGGAAGCACTGGAAAAAAAACAGGTTGGTATTTATCCGAGGTAACTCATATCTACTATCCCCTTTCGAAAGCTGGATTTGATATTGAATTCGCAAGTCCAAAAGGCGGAGCTGCACCAATGGATGAAAGCAGCCGAGACTTAAAAGACCCTGAGAATAAACAGTTCTTAGAAGACAGGGCCTTAATGGAAAAGATGAAGACAACTCTTGCCTTAAGCGAAGTTGATCCGAAGAAGTATCAAGTCATTCACTTTGCCGGTGGCCATGGCGCCATGTGGGATTTTGCAGAGAATAGAGATATTAATCGTGTTGCGTCCCAAATTTATGAGCAAGGTGGGATTGTATCGGCCGTTTGTCACGGACCAGCTGCCTTAGTTAATATTAAACTTTCAAACGGAGATTATCTCATAAAAGGAAAAGATGTGAATTCCTTCACAGACTCTGAAGAAGCAGCGGTAGGAAATACGAAGGTCGTTCCTTTCCTTTTAGAGACAACTTTGAAATCTCGTGGAGCAAAATTCCATGCGGGAAAAGACTGGGAAGATAAAGTTGTAGTTTCCGAAAGATTGATTACTGGTCAGAATCCTCAATCCGGTCACAGCGTTGGTAAAAAAATTGTAGAGATGTCACAAGCTCAATAA
- a CDS encoding efflux RND transporter permease subunit, with protein sequence MSVSDLSIKKPVFAWMLMAALLIFGGISYSRMGISQLPDVDFPVVTITVTWQGASPDIMETAVADIIEDAVMSIDGIQLVTSNSQQGRTQIIIQFQLEQDIDAALLLVQTKLSQAQKNLPQTIDPPIITKTNPNDQPIMWTALYDPRGGKLRSLSVFVRDHLKDNITTIEGVGDVNLGGYLEPQMRVWLDPNKMADRQITAQDVIDAINSEHQLTPTGYQDNGSQETYVRVYPEFRNAKECGELFIPTRGGNPNFLRTKISDIGYCEEATDEVRRISRFNGIEPTVGLGIIKQHGTNAVAIGDAIKEKIKELRDILPNGLKLDIVTDTTVFIKDSVHELLTTLTLAVILTSIVCYLFLGTFSSAFNVILAIPVSLVGSFIVLNAMGFTLNSFTLMGLSLSIGIVVDDAIMVLENISRHFEEGKNRVYASLVGAKEITGAATAASVAILAIFVPVVFMEGIVGKFFFQFGVTLSVAVMISLLEALTLAPMRTSQFLQKGEGNRLTKAVSRGMDWLVIKYKKALAVCLNYRMIILATTLAIFLGSLFIAKFLRKEFLPPQDQSRFLVTLYTKMGSSLNFTDDVFKQTEKFYKSRPEIEKYYVAVGGFGGGLVNQGITFVTMKDPSDRPTASPFKKRPTQQQFMEFMRNEIQKIPGVERVSLLDLSLTGFSAQRGYPIEFVLQGPDWEKLAKLSLDMRKKLKESGLMSDVDSDYNPNMPVTEIYPDREKAISRGVSVSTIANTITSTVGGQKLLPNKYTDASGHRDDIQVKLHPEHNIGPKDLNKIFVRNVTGEVVPLIDLIKVKPDTTLLTITRYNRERGISIFGNFKEGKSQSEVIEYIEDLGKKMLPKGYHLEVSGNSKAFGESFNSLLFALVLGIAVAYMVLGAQFNSLIHPVVILLALPFSITGALIAMFVTDISLNIYSLIGVLLLMGIVKKNSILLVEFTNHKRTEGMDVKEALLEACPMRLRPILMTSIATIAGAIPSAFAVGAGAEVMRPMSVSVIGGILLSTFLTLFVVPCAYSLFAKLENKKHAEELKEALEELEKEVIQARPSPQSYDHPDLSGSSHNTVRHNEGEDLGHRHQ encoded by the coding sequence ATGTCGGTTTCTGATTTATCCATTAAAAAACCGGTCTTTGCCTGGATGCTCATGGCGGCCCTTCTTATATTTGGAGGTATTTCCTATTCGCGTATGGGAATCAGCCAACTGCCAGATGTGGATTTTCCAGTAGTAACAATCACGGTGACCTGGCAAGGCGCCTCTCCTGATATTATGGAAACGGCCGTGGCGGATATCATCGAAGATGCGGTCATGAGCATTGATGGTATTCAGCTAGTGACTTCAAACTCGCAGCAAGGCCGAACTCAGATCATTATTCAATTCCAACTTGAACAAGACATTGATGCGGCTCTTCTGCTTGTTCAGACTAAACTATCTCAAGCGCAGAAAAATTTACCTCAAACCATTGATCCACCTATTATTACTAAAACCAATCCTAATGATCAGCCCATCATGTGGACCGCTCTCTATGATCCTCGGGGAGGAAAGCTAAGATCGCTTTCAGTCTTTGTGCGAGATCACTTAAAAGACAACATCACAACGATTGAAGGTGTGGGAGATGTAAACCTTGGTGGTTATCTTGAGCCGCAGATGAGGGTGTGGCTTGATCCCAATAAGATGGCCGATCGCCAGATCACAGCTCAAGACGTCATTGATGCCATCAATAGTGAACACCAACTTACTCCTACGGGTTATCAAGACAACGGCAGCCAGGAAACATATGTGCGTGTCTATCCGGAATTTCGAAATGCCAAGGAATGTGGCGAACTCTTCATTCCAACCCGTGGCGGAAATCCTAACTTCCTACGCACTAAAATCAGCGATATCGGTTATTGCGAAGAGGCCACCGACGAAGTCAGAAGAATCTCACGTTTCAACGGTATTGAACCGACGGTGGGTCTTGGAATTATTAAGCAGCACGGAACCAATGCTGTGGCGATTGGTGACGCCATCAAAGAAAAGATCAAAGAATTACGAGATATTCTTCCCAATGGTCTGAAACTCGATATTGTGACAGACACCACTGTCTTCATCAAAGACTCCGTTCATGAGTTATTGACCACTCTTACTCTTGCGGTCATTCTTACTTCGATTGTTTGTTATTTATTTCTAGGAACTTTTAGTTCTGCCTTCAATGTGATTCTCGCCATTCCTGTGTCTTTGGTAGGTTCATTCATTGTTTTAAACGCTATGGGATTTACCTTAAACAGCTTCACTCTTATGGGTCTTTCACTTTCTATTGGAATTGTGGTGGATGACGCCATCATGGTGCTCGAAAATATTTCTCGTCACTTTGAGGAAGGAAAAAACCGGGTTTATGCTTCGTTAGTTGGAGCAAAAGAGATTACCGGTGCCGCCACTGCTGCCTCCGTGGCGATCCTTGCGATCTTTGTTCCGGTTGTCTTCATGGAAGGTATCGTTGGTAAATTCTTTTTTCAATTTGGTGTGACGCTTTCAGTGGCCGTGATGATTTCCCTTCTGGAGGCCTTAACACTTGCGCCAATGAGAACATCTCAGTTCCTCCAAAAAGGCGAAGGTAACCGCCTTACAAAGGCAGTAAGCCGAGGCATGGACTGGTTAGTGATAAAATACAAAAAGGCCCTCGCTGTATGCCTCAATTATCGAATGATCATTCTCGCAACGACCTTGGCTATTTTTCTGGGATCTCTCTTTATTGCAAAATTTCTTCGAAAAGAGTTTCTCCCTCCACAAGATCAAAGTCGTTTTCTCGTGACTCTTTATACCAAGATGGGATCATCTTTAAACTTCACCGATGATGTGTTTAAACAAACCGAGAAGTTTTATAAATCACGACCAGAAATTGAAAAGTATTACGTGGCAGTGGGGGGATTTGGTGGTGGTTTGGTTAACCAAGGGATCACTTTCGTGACAATGAAAGACCCGAGTGACCGGCCGACTGCCTCGCCCTTTAAGAAGCGTCCGACTCAGCAGCAGTTTATGGAATTCATGAGAAATGAAATTCAAAAAATTCCCGGCGTAGAAAGGGTCTCGCTGTTGGATCTATCTTTAACGGGATTTAGTGCTCAACGAGGTTATCCCATTGAGTTCGTTCTCCAGGGCCCAGACTGGGAAAAACTCGCAAAGCTGTCTCTTGATATGAGAAAGAAGCTTAAAGAATCAGGTCTTATGTCGGACGTAGATAGTGATTACAATCCTAATATGCCTGTGACTGAGATTTATCCCGATCGAGAAAAGGCAATATCCAGAGGAGTTTCCGTTTCAACTATTGCGAATACCATTACTTCAACCGTTGGTGGACAAAAACTCCTTCCAAACAAATATACCGATGCCTCAGGTCACCGTGATGATATTCAAGTGAAGCTTCATCCAGAGCACAATATCGGGCCCAAAGATTTAAACAAAATTTTTGTTCGTAACGTGACCGGTGAAGTCGTGCCTCTCATAGATCTTATCAAAGTGAAACCTGATACGACCCTTCTCACGATCACAAGATACAATCGCGAGCGTGGTATTAGTATTTTTGGTAACTTTAAAGAAGGAAAATCTCAATCAGAAGTCATTGAGTATATTGAGGACCTCGGTAAAAAAATGTTACCGAAAGGTTATCACTTGGAAGTTTCGGGGAACTCGAAGGCCTTCGGAGAATCATTTAATAGCCTTCTTTTTGCTCTCGTTTTAGGAATCGCCGTTGCCTACATGGTACTTGGAGCTCAGTTCAATAGCCTCATTCATCCGGTGGTAATTCTTTTAGCACTACCCTTTAGTATCACCGGTGCTCTGATCGCCATGTTCGTAACTGATATTTCACTTAACATTTATAGTTTGATTGGGGTTTTACTCCTCATGGGTATTGTGAAGAAGAACTCTATTCTCCTGGTGGAATTTACCAATCATAAACGTACCGAAGGAATGGATGTCAAAGAGGCCCTCCTTGAGGCATGTCCCATGAGACTACGTCCTATTCTCATGACTTCAATTGCCACAATTGCAGGTGCAATTCCTTCAGCATTTGCAGTTGGTGCTGGCGCAGAGGTCATGCGCCCTATGTCTGTTTCAGTAATTGGGGGAATTTTATTGTCGACGTTTCTTACTCTATTCGTCGTACCCTGTGCCTATAGCCTCTTTGCAAAACTCGAAAACAAAAAACATGCCGAGGAATTGAAAGAGGCCCTAGAAGAATTAGAAAAAGAAGTTATTCAAGCCAGGCCATCGCCTCAATCTTATGACCATCCAGATCTCTCAGGAAGCAGCCATAATACTGTTCGCCATAATGAGGGCGAGGACCTGGGGCACCGTCATCAGTAG
- a CDS encoding phosphatase PAP2 family protein, with amino-acid sequence MNKIIIWLFALTLLTSCSLFTRKGSWGKNALWPIKGSRVTDAIKKNAASAHVWVPLIGAGITYWGDYDKKISDWAYNENIFFDSHDDSDAWSDNLNSYLIIEMFTLPLLTPSLEEGGKFKDWAWNKTKGYVVLGIATRVPDYAHDQLAVSFKRQRPNKEDYRSFPSGHATKAGTSSMMTSKHLDAIPMDNNLRFGLKTVNTMAAAGVMYARVENKAHYPSDVLVGYSLGAFLSGVFYDSLINYDPEHPETFAIIPTKNQTSFQYTYGF; translated from the coding sequence GTGAACAAAATCATCATTTGGTTATTCGCATTAACTTTATTAACTAGCTGCTCACTCTTCACTCGAAAAGGTAGTTGGGGTAAAAATGCTCTCTGGCCCATTAAAGGTTCACGCGTCACAGATGCCATCAAAAAGAATGCCGCCTCCGCTCACGTCTGGGTTCCTTTGATAGGAGCAGGAATCACCTACTGGGGAGATTACGATAAAAAGATTTCCGATTGGGCCTATAACGAAAATATTTTCTTTGATAGCCATGATGACTCGGATGCTTGGAGTGATAACTTAAACAGCTATCTTATTATTGAAATGTTCACGTTACCTCTTTTAACTCCTTCATTGGAAGAAGGAGGTAAATTCAAAGATTGGGCGTGGAATAAAACGAAAGGCTACGTTGTTCTTGGCATTGCCACCCGAGTACCAGACTATGCACATGATCAATTGGCAGTATCTTTTAAACGTCAAAGACCAAATAAAGAAGACTATCGCAGCTTTCCATCAGGTCACGCGACGAAGGCGGGAACTTCGAGTATGATGACCTCAAAGCATCTTGATGCCATTCCGATGGATAATAATCTCCGCTTCGGTTTAAAGACCGTAAACACGATGGCCGCAGCGGGAGTTATGTACGCGCGGGTTGAAAACAAGGCGCATTATCCAAGTGATGTTTTAGTGGGCTATTCTCTCGGTGCATTTCTCAGTGGAGTCTTTTATGACTCACTTATAAATTACGATCCTGAACATCCAGAAACTTTTGCCATCATCCCAACTAAGAATCAAACTTCCTTTCAATACACCTACGGTTTTTGA
- a CDS encoding LysR family transcriptional regulator has product MKTQLDLNLLFIAESLYKTLNVSKTAKELSMSQSAVSHALSRLRDHFNDPLFVRVSKGMAMTEVAKGLQVSIERLTEEARKLSQSTEKFDPKTSQGRITIATTDYTEVILIPHLLQRLKKEAPHVQISIRPTGGSFPKSELESGMYDLAIAGFYKDLPEGFYMTKVFEDSFSTAYRKNHPKIKGELNAAQFYECDHALITLQGDFKEVLKVKGQKQRNFQYGSYSFTSMAWTLSSSDLVLTAPTLLLKKYQEYFPIKIQKVPIEAPTIEFRMVWHALTHKDPLKSWFRDVLKSEFNKLRSNSK; this is encoded by the coding sequence ATGAAGACACAACTCGATCTTAACCTTCTTTTTATTGCTGAAAGCCTTTATAAAACCTTGAATGTTTCCAAAACCGCCAAAGAACTTTCCATGAGCCAGTCGGCCGTGAGCCACGCTCTTTCAAGACTAAGAGATCATTTTAACGATCCTTTGTTCGTTAGAGTTTCAAAGGGCATGGCAATGACGGAAGTCGCAAAGGGACTGCAAGTTTCTATTGAGAGACTGACGGAAGAGGCGAGAAAGCTCTCCCAGAGTACCGAAAAGTTTGATCCGAAAACATCGCAAGGTCGAATCACGATTGCTACAACTGATTATACTGAAGTGATACTTATCCCTCATCTCCTCCAGCGACTTAAAAAAGAGGCCCCTCATGTTCAAATCTCAATTCGCCCCACGGGAGGGTCGTTTCCTAAGAGCGAACTTGAGAGTGGCATGTATGACCTGGCGATAGCTGGCTTTTATAAAGATCTTCCTGAAGGATTCTATATGACAAAGGTTTTTGAGGATTCTTTCTCAACTGCTTATAGGAAGAATCATCCAAAGATAAAAGGCGAACTGAATGCAGCTCAGTTCTATGAGTGTGATCACGCTTTAATTACTCTTCAAGGTGACTTCAAAGAAGTCTTAAAAGTAAAAGGACAAAAACAGAGAAATTTTCAGTATGGCTCCTATAGCTTTACCAGTATGGCATGGACGCTCTCAAGTTCTGATCTTGTCCTGACCGCACCGACTCTACTTTTAAAGAAGTACCAGGAGTATTTTCCCATTAAGATTCAAAAAGTACCGATCGAAGCACCCACGATTGAGTTCCGAATGGTGTGGCACGCTCTCACGCACAAAGACCCATTGAAGTCTTGGTTTCGAGACGTCTTGAAGTCAGAATTTAATAAATTGAGGTCAAATTCGAAGTAA
- a CDS encoding OsmC domain/YcaO domain-containing protein, whose translation MQVNVRFLENLRLEASFDDFKVISDQPIRYKGDGTAPSPFDYFLASSALCAAYFVKVYCVARDIPTDDIKVSQNNIVDPENRYNQIFNIEIELPASISDHDREGILKAMDRCTVKRVIQNNPGFKINPKDVLGKDSNLVLEHVGLTETKTMIIGKDSSLEDTIVKLTGLLESLGIKIEIASWRNPVPHVWSVHIRDADSPMCFTNGKGATKNAALCSALGEYLERISTNYFYSDYFLGKEIAEGDFVHYPNEKWFKAGPKDSIPKDLMDENFLRAYGNDGELKLSHLYDTNSGNKERGVCAIPFVRQSDKKTVYVPVNLIANLYVSNGMSAGNTVHEARVQALSEIFERAVKNEIISNELCLPDVPKEVLARYPKIIEGIQKLEEQGFPVLVKDASLGGRFPVMNVTLMNPRNGGVFASFGAHPNFEVALERTLTELLQGRSFEGMNDLIPPTFNEFAVRESNNIVDHFIDSTGVISWKFFSEKSDYEFADWNFSGTTEQEFNYLMGILKEMEKEVYIADYEELGGKATRILVPGYSEIYSSEELIWDNHNKALDFREDILNLHSLDNKALKNLVKKLEESEIDNYTTIPELIGIAFDENSIWGQLTIGELKALSYVSLKKFEEAKDLVENLTTFSNSLPDRKKFYQALNVVLDIEINEELELADYLPNLTRMYGEKVMEAVTKSVSGEIKFFGLQPTNTSLEGIDKHIKFVESYQKLQKAKRSFHNA comes from the coding sequence ATGCAAGTAAACGTAAGATTCTTAGAAAACCTCAGACTTGAGGCAAGTTTTGATGACTTCAAAGTCATCTCAGATCAACCTATTCGGTACAAAGGCGATGGCACGGCCCCTAGTCCCTTCGACTACTTTTTGGCCTCTTCGGCCCTGTGCGCGGCCTACTTTGTAAAAGTCTATTGTGTCGCTCGCGATATACCGACAGACGATATCAAAGTCTCTCAGAACAATATCGTTGATCCAGAAAACCGTTATAACCAAATCTTCAATATCGAAATTGAACTTCCGGCCAGCATTTCTGATCATGATCGTGAAGGTATTTTGAAGGCGATGGACAGATGTACTGTAAAGCGCGTGATTCAAAATAATCCTGGCTTTAAGATCAACCCAAAGGATGTTTTGGGTAAAGATTCAAATCTCGTTTTAGAGCATGTTGGTTTAACTGAAACCAAAACAATGATCATCGGAAAGGATTCTTCTCTTGAAGACACAATCGTAAAGCTCACTGGGCTATTAGAAAGTCTTGGGATCAAGATTGAAATCGCTTCCTGGAGAAATCCGGTTCCTCACGTTTGGTCTGTGCATATCCGTGATGCTGATTCTCCAATGTGCTTTACCAACGGTAAGGGTGCCACTAAGAACGCCGCTCTTTGTTCTGCTCTCGGCGAATATTTAGAGCGAATTAGTACCAACTATTTCTACAGTGATTATTTTCTAGGAAAAGAAATTGCTGAAGGCGATTTCGTACACTATCCAAATGAAAAATGGTTCAAGGCCGGGCCTAAAGATTCTATTCCTAAAGATCTGATGGATGAAAACTTCCTTCGTGCCTATGGCAATGATGGAGAACTTAAGCTGTCCCATCTCTATGATACAAATTCTGGCAATAAAGAGCGTGGTGTATGTGCCATTCCATTTGTTCGTCAGTCAGATAAAAAGACCGTTTACGTTCCGGTAAACCTAATTGCGAATCTTTATGTCAGTAATGGTATGAGTGCAGGCAATACAGTTCATGAGGCCCGTGTTCAGGCACTATCTGAGATTTTTGAACGTGCGGTGAAAAACGAAATTATTTCAAATGAGTTGTGTCTTCCGGACGTCCCGAAAGAAGTCCTCGCCCGTTATCCAAAAATTATCGAAGGTATTCAGAAATTAGAAGAACAGGGCTTCCCGGTTCTGGTGAAGGACGCTTCCTTAGGTGGTCGTTTCCCGGTGATGAATGTAACTTTGATGAACCCAAGAAACGGAGGCGTCTTTGCTTCGTTTGGTGCACATCCAAATTTTGAAGTGGCGCTTGAGCGAACGCTCACTGAACTACTTCAGGGCAGAAGCTTTGAAGGAATGAATGACCTGATTCCACCGACATTCAATGAATTTGCTGTAAGAGAGTCGAATAATATAGTTGATCATTTCATCGATTCAACCGGTGTGATCTCCTGGAAGTTTTTCAGTGAGAAATCAGATTATGAATTTGCGGATTGGAACTTTTCTGGAACTACGGAGCAAGAATTCAACTACCTGATGGGCATCTTGAAAGAGATGGAGAAGGAAGTTTATATTGCGGATTACGAAGAGCTAGGTGGAAAGGCCACACGTATTCTGGTTCCTGGCTACTCTGAGATTTATTCGTCAGAAGAGCTTATTTGGGACAACCACAATAAGGCCCTGGACTTCCGTGAAGATATTTTAAACCTTCACTCTCTGGATAATAAGGCCCTCAAGAATCTGGTTAAGAAGCTTGAAGAGTCTGAAATCGATAACTATACGACCATCCCAGAACTTATTGGAATTGCCTTTGATGAGAACTCAATCTGGGGACAACTGACAATTGGGGAGCTCAAGGCCCTAAGTTATGTAAGTCTCAAGAAGTTTGAAGAAGCAAAAGACCTGGTAGAGAACCTAACGACCTTCAGTAATAGTCTCCCTGACAGAAAGAAGTTTTATCAGGCCTTGAATGTTGTCTTAGATATCGAAATCAACGAGGAACTAGAACTTGCTGACTACCTGCCAAATCTTACTCGCATGTATGGCGAGAAGGTGATGGAAGCAGTGACTAAGAGCGTATCCGGTGAAATTAAATTCTTTGGTCTACAACCGACGAATACTTCTTTAGAGGGTATTGATAAGCACATCAAGTTTGTTGAAAGCTACCAGAAGCTTCAAAAAGCAAAGAGAAGCTTTCATAACGCCTAG
- the tmpT gene encoding thiopurine S-methyltransferase, translating into MDAKFWISAWDEGRTGFHRGAFNERLLDNFPALNPQKGQSVLVPLCGKTKDLLWLHSLGLKVHGIELYAKAVEEFFTDNHLPVTKNQDENFANYSYENILLSAGDFFKLSDKNTYDFIYDRAALVALPETMRKDYARVIKRSLKMGGKCLLVVYEYDQAQMSGPPFSISENEVQSLYSDQFSIKLVETVSPDREGPKFSSLETLKEKVYILEKIR; encoded by the coding sequence ATGGACGCAAAATTTTGGATATCAGCTTGGGACGAGGGAAGAACAGGTTTTCATCGAGGGGCCTTCAATGAAAGGCTATTGGATAATTTCCCCGCACTAAACCCGCAGAAAGGTCAGAGTGTTCTGGTGCCTCTTTGTGGTAAAACCAAAGATCTATTATGGCTGCATAGCTTGGGGCTTAAAGTTCACGGAATTGAGTTATATGCCAAGGCCGTTGAAGAGTTTTTCACCGACAATCATTTACCCGTCACTAAAAATCAGGATGAGAATTTTGCTAATTATAGCTATGAGAACATCCTGTTGAGTGCTGGGGACTTCTTCAAGCTAAGTGATAAGAATACTTACGACTTTATCTATGATCGCGCGGCCCTTGTGGCACTTCCTGAGACAATGAGAAAGGATTATGCCCGAGTCATTAAGCGCTCGTTAAAAATGGGTGGAAAGTGTCTGCTTGTGGTTTATGAATACGATCAAGCTCAGATGAGCGGTCCTCCATTCAGCATTAGTGAGAATGAAGTGCAATCGCTTTATTCAGATCAGTTTTCAATTAAATTAGTGGAAACAGTTTCGCCTGATCGTGAAGGACCAAAATTTTCTTCTCTCGAAACTTTGAAAGAGAAGGTCTATATCCTCGAAAAGATCCGCTAA
- a CDS encoding M90 family metallopeptidase, with amino-acid sequence MDLFIKFLLLFGTPLIVYLIVKYVRKNFVQQQLKKLAKEPFPDQYEKMLQKFAPYKFLNDEEKKRFKTKILYFLQNKIFNAVGDLVITDEMKLLVAAEACLMITNIDGDVYPGLKNIYLMEDVFIPKDNPVNAATGLPTHTARLGEAWKRGPIILSWNSIAQGSSVIFHEFSHQLDQQDGSFDGTPTLGRNGNYDKWAQVMGKEFINLRKRVMAHKGSDIDSYGATNEAEFFAVVTEYFFTRPRILQKNHPGIYELYKDYFQLDPSSWS; translated from the coding sequence ATGGATCTATTTATTAAATTTCTACTTCTCTTTGGTACGCCACTCATAGTTTATCTTATCGTTAAATACGTCAGGAAAAATTTTGTCCAACAGCAACTTAAGAAGTTGGCGAAAGAACCTTTCCCTGATCAATATGAGAAAATGCTTCAGAAATTTGCTCCCTATAAATTCCTCAATGATGAAGAGAAGAAGCGTTTCAAAACTAAGATTTTATACTTTCTGCAAAACAAGATCTTCAATGCTGTCGGTGATCTTGTCATAACCGATGAGATGAAACTTCTGGTCGCCGCCGAAGCATGTCTGATGATTACGAATATTGATGGCGATGTTTATCCTGGTCTTAAGAATATTTATCTTATGGAAGATGTTTTTATTCCGAAGGACAATCCCGTAAATGCGGCCACAGGCTTACCAACTCATACTGCTCGCTTAGGAGAGGCATGGAAGAGAGGACCTATCATTCTTTCCTGGAACTCAATTGCTCAAGGTTCCAGTGTCATCTTTCACGAGTTCTCTCACCAATTAGATCAGCAAGATGGAAGTTTTGATGGAACTCCCACATTAGGTCGAAACGGGAATTATGATAAATGGGCACAGGTCATGGGGAAGGAATTCATTAACCTTCGAAAGCGAGTGATGGCCCATAAGGGTTCTGACATTGATTCGTATGGGGCAACTAATGAGGCAGAATTCTTTGCTGTGGTGACTGAGTATTTTTTCACAAGACCCCGGATTCTTCAGAAGAATCATCCGGGGATCTATGAATTATATAAGGATTACTTTCAACTCGATCCAAGTAGCTGGTCCTAG
- a CDS encoding YjjG family noncanonical pyrimidine nucleotidase yields the protein MKYNLFLFDLDDTLLDFKASERLSFFLALKSLGIQSDLENLFSQYQVVNTGLWKLFEEAKVTKEHLKVERFRKIFEANGLGVDPNKASERYLETLPETVVLMDHAVEICEWLKGHGEIGIITNGIQTVQHQRIKNSLIAPYISFISVSDECGFAKPDVRFFEYTAKKVTNFNKLSSIIVGDREEADIQGARNFGIDSCWFNPHQKISSVTVTPTYEIKHLSELKHKLTNR from the coding sequence ATGAAATACAATCTTTTCCTCTTTGATCTTGATGATACTTTGTTAGATTTTAAGGCCTCCGAAAGGCTTTCCTTCTTTCTCGCTTTAAAGAGTTTAGGCATTCAATCTGACCTCGAGAACCTGTTCTCACAATATCAAGTTGTTAACACCGGTCTTTGGAAACTCTTTGAAGAGGCAAAGGTCACGAAAGAACATTTGAAAGTTGAACGCTTTCGTAAAATCTTTGAGGCCAATGGACTTGGAGTTGATCCAAACAAGGCAAGTGAAAGATATCTAGAGACGCTGCCTGAAACTGTGGTTCTCATGGATCATGCCGTTGAAATCTGTGAATGGCTCAAAGGTCATGGTGAAATTGGAATCATCACTAACGGAATTCAGACCGTGCAGCATCAAAGAATTAAGAATTCCCTAATCGCACCCTACATCAGTTTCATCAGCGTATCGGATGAGTGTGGCTTCGCTAAGCCAGACGTTCGATTTTTTGAATATACGGCCAAGAAAGTAACAAACTTCAATAAGCTATCTTCAATTATTGTTGGAGATAGAGAAGAGGCCGACATTCAAGGCGCCCGTAACTTTGGAATTGATAGTTGCTGGTTCAATCCACATCAAAAAATTTCATCAGTTACGGTCACTCCTACTTATGAAATTAAACATCTTTCTGAACTCAAACATAAACTCACTAACAGATAG